A window from bacterium encodes these proteins:
- a CDS encoding thioesterase, with the protein MPEIHEINYTVRPYEAGYGKTLKPEALLNYLQDAAFEHSYRRGISLYHFVPLGLTWVLTRYHVEVERDPAVGERVTVRTWYPGAVKPYYLRDWEIVDSEGITLVRATSSWLIIDMKRKGPSGDNGLLDGFPPHPVRSLEDDFAPLPEMESVDAESTFCVRLSDTDLNRHVNHVHYIQWALDSVPAEVMDKKLVTGIEVGYRGEARFGDKVISKVGSGGEGLFLHQLVRESDGKELTRLRTKWG; encoded by the coding sequence TTGCCGGAGATCCATGAGATCAACTACACGGTCCGCCCCTACGAGGCAGGGTACGGGAAAACCCTGAAACCCGAGGCGCTGCTGAACTACCTGCAGGATGCCGCCTTCGAGCACAGCTACCGGAGGGGGATCTCCCTATACCACTTCGTGCCCCTGGGGCTGACCTGGGTCTTGACCCGTTACCACGTGGAGGTCGAAAGGGATCCGGCTGTGGGTGAGAGGGTGACGGTGCGAACGTGGTACCCGGGAGCCGTCAAGCCTTACTACCTCAGGGACTGGGAGATCGTCGATAGTGAGGGGATCACTTTAGTCCGGGCGACGAGTTCCTGGCTCATCATCGACATGAAAAGAAAAGGGCCGTCCGGGGACAACGGTCTCCTGGACGGCTTTCCGCCGCATCCGGTCCGTTCCCTGGAAGACGATTTTGCTCCCCTGCCCGAAATGGAAAGTGTGGATGCCGAGTCCACCTTTTGCGTCCGCCTGTCCGACACCGACCTGAACCGGCACGTCAACCACGTCCATTACATCCAGTGGGCCCTGGATTCGGTCCCTGCCGAGGTCATGGATAAAAAGCTGGTCACCGGGATCGAGGTGGGATACCGCGGCGAGGCCCGTTTCGGAGATAAGGTGATATCGAAGGTCGGGTCCGGGGGTGAGGGCCTTTTTCTCCATCAGCTTGTCAGGGAATCCGATGGGAAGGAACTGACGAGATTGAGAACGAAGTGGGGATGA